In Candidatus Kaistella beijingensis, a genomic segment contains:
- a CDS encoding DUF6364 family protein yields MMDAKITLAFDEQVIKEAKAFAKRNNVSLSRLTEMIFRQMTAENHQTIDDLPISDWVNAVAEERPEYGRPNSRKKMKSEFFESKK; encoded by the coding sequence ATGATGGATGCAAAAATCACATTAGCGTTTGATGAACAAGTTATTAAAGAAGCAAAAGCCTTTGCAAAAAGGAACAACGTGAGCTTGTCGCGTCTTACAGAGATGATTTTTCGGCAGATGACTGCAGAAAATCACCAAACTATCGATGATTTACCGATTTCCGATTGGGTAAATGCTGTCGCAGAAGAACGACCTGAATACGGTAGACCTAATTCTAGGAAAAAAATGAAGTCAGAATTTTTTGAATCTAAGAAATGA
- a CDS encoding zinc ribbon domain-containing protein YjdM, translated as MSDAIICPKCQSEFTYEQDNMMVCSQCFHEWDPKEVENSDKIFDSNGNELQNGDSVVVIKDLPVKGAPKPVKAGTKVKNIRLRPDSDHNIDCKIDGFGSMALKSEFVRKA; from the coding sequence ATGAGCGACGCGATAATTTGCCCAAAATGTCAATCGGAATTTACTTATGAACAGGACAATATGATGGTTTGTTCCCAGTGTTTCCACGAATGGGATCCAAAGGAAGTTGAGAATTCTGACAAAATTTTTGATTCTAACGGAAACGAACTTCAAAATGGAGATTCTGTAGTTGTGATTAAAGATTTGCCTGTAAAAGGTGCTCCAAAACCAGTGAAAGCAGGTACGAAAGTGAAAAATATTCGTTTAAGACCAGATTCCGATCACAATATCGACTGCAAAATTGACGGTTTTGGTTCTATGGCACTGAAATCGGAATTTGTGAGAAAGGCATAA
- the asnB gene encoding asparagine synthase B: MCGIVCLFDAKQKTELLRPQILEMSKKIRHRGPDWSGIFQDEKVIFSHERLAIVDPTSGKQPLFTKDGKVVLAVNGEIYNHQELRKEFPDYEFLTQSDCEVILALYRKYGKNFLEKLNGIFAFALYDTENDVYLVGRDHMGICPLYQGWDKNGNYYVASELKALEGVCKTIESFLPGHFLYSKDGYEMQKWYHRDWEDFENVKNNVTDISAIRKGLEDAVHRQLMSDVPYGVLLSGGLDSSIIAAVTAKYARNRIESGDTQEAWYPRLHSFAVGLEGSPDLVAAQKAADHIGSIHHEIHFTVQEGLDAVKDVIYHLETYDVTTVRASTPMYLLARVIKSMGIKMVLSGEGSDELFGGYLYFHKAPDAKQFHEETVRKLGKLHLYDCLRANKALMSWGVEGRVPFLDKEFIDVAMTINPKDKMVNKAEGKMEKWVLRKAFEDLLPESIAWRQKEQFSDGVGYSWIDSLKAKAEEEVSDEMMENARFRFPLNTPQNKEEYRYRTIFEELFPSETAAATVPSVPSVACSTPIALEWDEAFKKMNDPSGRAVVSVHEDSY, encoded by the coding sequence ATGTGCGGAATTGTATGCCTGTTTGATGCGAAACAAAAAACCGAGCTTTTAAGACCTCAAATCCTTGAAATGTCCAAAAAAATCCGTCACCGCGGCCCAGATTGGAGCGGAATTTTTCAGGACGAAAAAGTAATATTCTCTCACGAAAGATTGGCGATTGTGGATCCAACTTCAGGGAAACAGCCTCTATTCACCAAAGACGGAAAAGTAGTTTTGGCGGTGAATGGCGAAATTTACAACCATCAAGAACTAAGAAAAGAGTTCCCTGATTACGAATTTTTAACCCAATCTGATTGTGAAGTAATTTTGGCTTTATACAGAAAGTATGGTAAAAATTTTTTGGAAAAGCTCAACGGAATTTTTGCCTTCGCTTTATATGATACTGAAAACGATGTTTATTTGGTTGGTCGTGACCACATGGGAATTTGCCCCCTTTATCAAGGTTGGGACAAAAACGGAAATTATTATGTTGCTTCCGAATTAAAAGCACTGGAAGGCGTTTGCAAAACCATCGAATCTTTTCTTCCTGGACATTTTCTTTACAGCAAAGACGGCTACGAAATGCAGAAATGGTACCACAGAGATTGGGAAGATTTTGAAAACGTAAAAAACAATGTAACCGATATTTCCGCCATCAGAAAAGGTTTGGAAGACGCAGTTCACCGTCAGTTGATGAGCGACGTTCCTTATGGCGTTTTACTTTCCGGCGGTTTGGATTCTTCGATTATTGCTGCTGTAACTGCGAAATATGCGAGAAACAGAATTGAAAGCGGCGACACCCAAGAAGCGTGGTATCCTAGATTGCACAGTTTTGCAGTTGGTTTGGAAGGTTCTCCTGATTTAGTGGCGGCACAAAAAGCGGCCGATCACATCGGTTCCATCCACCACGAAATTCATTTCACCGTTCAGGAAGGTTTGGACGCAGTAAAAGACGTCATCTATCATTTGGAGACTTATGATGTGACTACAGTTCGCGCCTCAACTCCGATGTATTTGTTGGCAAGAGTCATCAAATCGATGGGAATTAAAATGGTACTTTCCGGTGAAGGATCAGATGAATTATTTGGAGGATATCTTTATTTCCACAAAGCTCCCGATGCGAAACAGTTCCACGAAGAAACGGTAAGAAAATTAGGAAAACTTCACCTTTATGATTGCTTGAGAGCTAATAAAGCCTTAATGAGTTGGGGCGTTGAAGGACGAGTTCCATTCCTCGACAAAGAATTTATCGATGTGGCGATGACGATAAATCCTAAAGACAAAATGGTCAACAAAGCTGAAGGAAAAATGGAAAAATGGGTTTTGAGAAAAGCATTCGAAGATTTATTGCCTGAGTCCATCGCTTGGCGACAAAAAGAACAATTTTCTGACGGAGTTGGCTATTCATGGATTGACTCCTTAAAAGCGAAAGCGGAAGAAGAAGTATCTGATGAAATGATGGAAAATGCACGTTTTAGATTTCCATTAAACACACCTCAAAATAAGGAAGAATACCGATACAGAACTATTTTCGAAGAATTGTTCCCAAGTGAAACTGCGGCAGCTACGGTTCCTTCTGTCCCTTCCGTCGCTTGTTCTACTCCGATCGCTTTGGAATGGGATGAAGCCTTCAAAAAAATGAATGATCCGAGCGGAAGAGCGGTGGTTTCTGTACATGAGGACAGTTATTAA
- a CDS encoding sulfate/molybdate ABC transporter ATP-binding protein, protein MLLKINQLYFSHSPEKRLFHNFNLKVEAGKIIALAGESGCGKSTLINLIYGLLDWEKGEIIFDGKPVFGPKKNIVPGENEMKLVAQNYDLMPYATVAENVGKFISNINLNEKKAKIEELLQVVGLEEYAETLPKYLSGGQQQRVSIARALSVMPKLLLLDEPFSNIDFSRKVELRERLFNYVKEKNISLIISTHEIQEVMPWLDQIIVLQDGRLIQNDDPEETYRNPYNEYVAKLFGEVNVFSDNEQNSLNLSKKFWYPNEIKITENGKEARVLESRFAGNHYWNKVLLNEKNLVIFTTNPISGKTHLEF, encoded by the coding sequence ATGCTTTTAAAAATTAACCAGTTATATTTTTCACATTCACCTGAAAAAAGACTTTTCCATAATTTCAATTTGAAGGTTGAAGCCGGAAAAATTATAGCACTTGCCGGCGAAAGCGGTTGCGGAAAATCGACTTTGATTAATTTGATTTACGGACTTTTGGATTGGGAAAAAGGAGAAATTATTTTTGATGGAAAACCAGTTTTTGGTCCAAAAAAGAACATTGTTCCCGGTGAAAACGAAATGAAGTTGGTGGCTCAGAATTACGATTTAATGCCGTACGCAACGGTTGCTGAAAACGTGGGCAAATTTATATCCAACATTAATCTAAACGAAAAAAAAGCAAAAATTGAAGAACTTCTACAGGTCGTAGGGCTTGAAGAATATGCCGAAACTTTGCCTAAATATTTAAGCGGCGGACAGCAGCAAAGAGTTTCTATCGCAAGAGCGCTTTCTGTGATGCCGAAGCTTCTTTTACTAGACGAACCTTTCAGTAACATTGATTTTAGCAGAAAAGTAGAACTTCGCGAAAGACTTTTTAATTATGTAAAGGAGAAAAATATTTCTTTAATTATTTCCACGCACGAAATTCAGGAAGTAATGCCCTGGCTGGATCAGATTATTGTTCTTCAGGATGGAAGACTGATTCAAAATGACGACCCGGAGGAAACGTACAGAAATCCGTACAATGAATATGTCGCCAAACTTTTCGGTGAAGTGAATGTTTTTTCTGATAACGAACAAAATTCTTTAAATCTATCCAAAAAATTTTGGTATCCCAACGAGATCAAAATTACAGAAAACGGAAAAGAAGCTCGAGTTTTGGAAAGTCGGTTCGCAGGAAACCACTATTGGAACAAGGTTTTATTGAATGAAAAAAACCTGGTCATTTTTACAACAAACCCCATATCCGGCAAAACACATCTTGAATTTTAA
- a CDS encoding PIN domain-containing protein — translation MKIFLDANVLVAVLNREYPLFTYAARIISLVDHPRFEVFTSPICLAIAFYFAEKKSGTELAKNKISILSKKLKITRIDSKTVDLVSENPAIYDFEDGLEYYSAINSGCEIIITEDVSDFYFSEMQVYNCISFLENLK, via the coding sequence ATGAAAATCTTTTTAGACGCCAATGTTTTGGTTGCGGTTTTGAATCGGGAATATCCGCTTTTTACTTATGCGGCTAGAATTATCAGTTTAGTTGACCATCCAAGATTTGAAGTTTTCACCTCTCCTATTTGTCTTGCGATTGCTTTCTATTTTGCCGAAAAGAAAAGCGGGACAGAATTGGCGAAAAATAAAATCAGTATACTTTCAAAAAAATTGAAAATAACGAGAATTGATTCAAAAACGGTCGATTTAGTTTCTGAAAATCCTGCAATATATGATTTTGAGGATGGTTTGGAATATTATTCCGCCATCAATTCCGGTTGCGAAATCATTATTACCGAAGACGTTTCGGATTTTTATTTTTCGGAAATGCAGGTTTATAACTGTATTTCTTTTTTGGAGAATTTGAAATAA
- a CDS encoding methyltransferase domain-containing protein produces the protein MELIHRNLLIGIHDALQETFFQDKKYADKVIERLLKAHRKWGSEDRKVVSEIFYNIIRWKKRLEYYMGEGVKPNNVYKLILTYCLWSKTHYKKFEEFDGIKIADVLTKLKKNTVPTKAIEYSIPDWLAETLEKELGKNWEKEMDALNEQAPTILRANTLKTTAKELVSDLKDENVESFQIRNYPDAVQLEEKKNVFLTSAFKDGLFEVQDASSQKIGELLDVKEGMRVVDACAGAGGKTLHLAALMKNKGQIIALDIFEWKLAELKRRAKRAGAHNIETRFIEDNKVIKRLHEKADRLLIDAPCSGLGVLKRNPDSKWKIDQDFIDRIKKEQQQILQDYSKILKKGGKMIYATCSILPSENNEQVEIFLKNNPEFSLIKEEKIMPSEGYDGFYMALIGRK, from the coding sequence ATGGAACTTATTCACCGCAATCTCCTTATCGGAATTCACGACGCATTACAGGAAACTTTTTTTCAGGATAAAAAATACGCAGACAAAGTCATCGAACGACTTCTGAAAGCCCACAGAAAATGGGGAAGCGAAGACCGAAAAGTGGTTTCCGAGATTTTCTACAACATCATCCGCTGGAAAAAACGACTCGAATATTATATGGGAGAAGGCGTGAAACCGAACAATGTTTACAAACTCATCCTTACTTATTGTCTATGGAGCAAAACCCATTACAAGAAATTTGAGGAGTTTGACGGGATTAAAATTGCAGATGTTTTAACCAAACTCAAAAAAAACACCGTTCCCACAAAAGCGATTGAATACTCTATTCCCGATTGGTTGGCTGAAACGTTGGAGAAAGAACTCGGCAAAAATTGGGAAAAAGAAATGGACGCGTTGAACGAACAAGCGCCAACAATTCTTCGTGCAAATACTTTAAAAACCACTGCAAAAGAACTGGTTTCTGATTTAAAGGATGAAAATGTGGAAAGTTTTCAAATTAGAAATTATCCAGACGCTGTTCAACTAGAGGAAAAGAAAAACGTTTTCCTGACTTCTGCTTTTAAAGACGGATTGTTTGAAGTTCAAGATGCTTCCTCACAAAAAATCGGCGAACTTCTGGACGTGAAGGAAGGAATGCGCGTTGTTGACGCTTGCGCAGGTGCAGGTGGAAAAACTTTGCATTTGGCCGCTTTAATGAAAAATAAAGGTCAAATTATCGCTTTAGATATTTTTGAATGGAAATTAGCAGAGTTAAAACGTAGAGCAAAAAGAGCAGGAGCTCACAATATTGAGACCCGTTTTATTGAAGATAATAAAGTCATCAAACGACTTCATGAAAAAGCAGACAGATTGTTGATTGACGCACCTTGTTCCGGCTTGGGAGTTTTAAAAAGAAACCCTGATTCTAAATGGAAAATCGACCAAGATTTCATCGACAGAATTAAAAAAGAACAACAGCAAATTCTTCAAGATTATTCTAAAATCTTGAAAAAGGGAGGGAAAATGATTTATGCAACCTGCTCCATTTTACCTTCTGAAAATAACGAGCAAGTCGAAATTTTCTTGAAAAACAATCCTGAATTTTCTCTAATTAAAGAGGAAAAAATCATGCCGAGTGAAGGTTATGACGGATTTTATATGGCGTTGATTGGAAGGAAATAA